A single region of the Desmonostoc muscorum LEGE 12446 genome encodes:
- a CDS encoding ParM/StbA family protein — translation MMSLLRLVVDPGGSLLKGFYTLERFEPELILMEPEVATVPLEILENYELTKIGSSNPENSAWIEYQDKCQAVGFLARKRFHADLQLQKRKFELALPKVLAMVGAIADKHDLENGSSIHLGILLPWGEYQDRVLFQELVTTALAKYKFKGCSKAFSLELFLCLPEGGGILTRGRAPGSDLKEKSFAVVMLGYRDTSILLIERGEMSKGKTEPLGFSKMVESVKRQTSGLDLAHLTSVICKAGKSSSHKALEELASDLDQVYKEHEVSKIRKAVTNSRQEYWMMLSNWLKLQVPRDIDEVIISGGTAYYFQSQLNNLFSFSNINWCEILETQLMNSFPQAASKSLNHRLTDVYGLFFFLCAKGIRQNSCVVAPGATNE, via the coding sequence ATGATGAGTCTGCTAAGGTTAGTTGTAGATCCGGGTGGTTCATTGTTGAAGGGATTTTACACGTTAGAACGGTTTGAGCCAGAATTGATTTTGATGGAGCCAGAGGTAGCGACAGTCCCGTTAGAAATTTTAGAAAATTATGAGCTCACGAAGATAGGTTCGTCAAATCCTGAGAATAGTGCTTGGATTGAATATCAAGATAAGTGTCAGGCGGTAGGGTTCTTAGCTAGAAAGCGCTTTCATGCTGACTTACAACTGCAAAAACGGAAATTCGAGTTAGCACTACCCAAGGTATTGGCGATGGTAGGAGCCATAGCAGACAAACACGATTTAGAAAATGGGTCATCGATTCATTTAGGGATTTTGCTGCCTTGGGGAGAATATCAGGATCGGGTTTTATTTCAAGAGTTGGTGACGACAGCCCTTGCTAAATACAAATTCAAAGGATGTTCAAAAGCATTTTCATTGGAACTATTTTTGTGTCTTCCGGAAGGTGGGGGGATTTTGACCAGGGGACGCGCTCCTGGTTCTGATTTAAAAGAAAAGTCTTTTGCAGTTGTGATGTTGGGTTATCGAGATACAAGCATTCTGCTGATTGAGCGTGGAGAAATGAGCAAAGGTAAAACAGAGCCTTTGGGTTTCTCGAAAATGGTTGAATCAGTGAAGCGTCAGACATCGGGGTTGGACTTAGCTCATCTGACGAGCGTTATTTGTAAGGCTGGGAAAAGCTCGTCTCATAAAGCTTTAGAAGAATTAGCTTCAGATTTAGATCAAGTATATAAAGAGCATGAAGTTTCAAAAATTCGTAAGGCTGTTACCAATAGTAGGCAGGAGTATTGGATGATGCTGTCCAACTGGCTAAAGTTGCAAGTTCCTCGTGATATTGATGAAGTGATTATTAGTGGAGGTACTGCTTATTACTTCCAATCTCAGCTAAACAACTTATTTTCATTCTCTAATATCAACTGGTGTGAAATTTTAGAGACACAACTGATGAATAGTTTCCCCCAAGCTGCATCTAAGTCTCTGAATCATCGCTTGACAGATGTTTATGGATTGTTTTTCTTTCTATGTGCTAAGGGGATAAGACAAAACTCTTGTGTTGTGGCTCCAGGTGCAACAAATGAGTAA
- the mobF gene encoding MobF family relaxase, whose amino-acid sequence MLTAANVSSEMAVKYFIKNYYHQGKSLWSGQGALKLGLSGAINNEDAFKNVIEGMSPDGSQILNARGIKKVEGKENQKGVERRAALDCTFSAPKSVSLMALVGGDTRLIDAHHQALKETLELIEQRYAYTRVTDDNNRHRVKTGNLVVAQFDHIESRDLDPHLHTHCLLMNMTQTPDGRWLSLGNNEIFANKKFLGMAYQSYLAREVQKLGYEIESRKHGQFDIKGFKSEDLEAFSKRRQQILAEAGANSTWAEREKIWDNTRQRKQKLPESELLAFWVEEAAALGITFVKPGEARHDIPVNHKSLAEVLDLAIAHCSERNVAFRQEDLEKFILEERLATDLTATAALIREHQELIALPELTDQFTTMTAVRRELATIDLMQQGQCKFCSISHPEVVESHLENTLLNQGQRQAVELAATTSDQFIAWQGVAGAGKTFALKELKAIAFNSGYTIIGFAPSSSAAKVLSEELKIQSETVARLLVSEPPPEIEPNQIWIVDEAGLLSAKDAHALLQRATLLQARVILVGDTRQLSAVEAGSPFKSLQQAGIKTAHLNESLRQKDPQLKLAVDLIAEGRIEAGFEHLLATGSIKTVSSESKIEQIANDYIVGTPEQRLKTLVLAGTNTERLALTQAIRSKLLGEGTLGETATITQLQTKNLSIVQMRFAHNFEIGDVIIPTRDYKRRGLSKGKLYEVVSQNTDKLTLKGDNGKLLDVDTAFEKAVYQSQQIEIAVGDRLQWKKNDRQLGRRNGQEFTVTGIDLNIVHIKYADERTERISLAQAQNLDYALVSTTYSSQGKTADRVLISADFTIGQESFYVAASRARHELKIYTEDPTRLVELAQQSKAKENALELLRKQVQKSTFKQRQLSPQQAITINIDAFVEESVLKQQTAVEIPVIQPAFKPVAPSVITSLDSSTEVPVVKPIKKRTPVRETAESVFSKPVLKAVLPTEAFWVGGSAPPPDHIDPEHWKELVEKSAIHPDIAALNFKSLHLDPIEQEHQAWEYLMYSDNISRRNDGRLRDGDLIRYAHIESGGWWCSAGVDPRSFGSLQSPQKPTAKIWGCYKPNAPRSKLDESGKFIKYEHPPKADLSIFLLDVPQQIANRIYSKHKVNPTNSDRQSGFWYCVWKYNVPVTIAEGAKKAASLLSQGHAAIGLPGIYAGYRSKDDQGHEIKATLHSELAVFATPVRDIKFCFDYETKPKTKQNIEIAISRTGRLLEQQGAKVSVVSLPGPDKGVDDFIVEHGGLPYEKLNSEALRLKEWRQNNQLSRHSPPSPPKLLSSLERKLKLLEKFGEKLEMVDSLRESIRIMDDKELASFVLEVANYFQNPYQENDPQTQMMKAIRQVIRSQKAEIIERLSRNKQEVEIDLEQQIRFRR is encoded by the coding sequence ATGCTGACAGCAGCCAACGTTTCCTCAGAGATGGCGGTGAAGTATTTCATCAAGAATTACTATCACCAAGGAAAGTCGCTATGGAGCGGTCAAGGCGCTCTTAAGTTGGGATTGTCGGGGGCGATCAACAATGAAGATGCTTTTAAAAATGTGATCGAGGGAATGTCACCAGATGGGAGTCAAATTTTAAATGCCAGAGGAATCAAGAAAGTCGAAGGGAAAGAAAACCAAAAAGGTGTTGAACGCCGAGCCGCCTTAGACTGTACATTTTCTGCGCCCAAAAGCGTGAGCCTGATGGCATTGGTAGGCGGGGATACTCGCTTGATTGATGCTCACCATCAGGCATTGAAAGAAACCCTGGAGCTAATAGAGCAGAGGTACGCCTACACCAGAGTGACAGACGATAACAACAGACATAGAGTTAAGACTGGTAACTTGGTCGTGGCGCAGTTTGACCACATCGAAAGTCGGGACTTAGACCCACATCTGCACACCCACTGTTTGCTGATGAATATGACGCAAACCCCAGATGGTAGGTGGTTGAGTTTGGGTAATAACGAGATATTCGCCAATAAGAAATTCTTGGGCATGGCATACCAAAGTTATTTAGCGCGTGAGGTGCAGAAGCTTGGCTACGAGATAGAATCCCGCAAACATGGGCAGTTTGACATCAAAGGCTTCAAGTCAGAAGATTTAGAAGCATTTTCTAAACGCCGACAGCAAATTCTCGCCGAAGCCGGGGCTAACTCCACTTGGGCAGAACGCGAGAAAATTTGGGATAATACTCGCCAGCGCAAGCAAAAACTACCAGAATCAGAATTACTTGCATTCTGGGTAGAAGAAGCTGCGGCATTGGGTATTACCTTTGTCAAACCGGGAGAAGCCAGACACGATATACCAGTCAATCACAAAAGTTTGGCGGAGGTTTTGGATTTGGCAATCGCACATTGCAGTGAGAGAAATGTCGCCTTTAGACAAGAAGATTTAGAAAAATTCATCCTAGAAGAAAGGCTAGCTACGGATCTAACAGCAACAGCAGCCCTGATTAGAGAGCATCAGGAGTTAATCGCTCTACCAGAATTGACTGACCAATTTACGACGATGACAGCAGTGAGGCGGGAGTTGGCGACGATTGACTTGATGCAGCAAGGTCAATGTAAATTTTGCTCCATTTCTCACCCGGAAGTAGTCGAAAGCCACTTAGAGAATACCTTGCTAAACCAGGGACAGCGCCAAGCAGTAGAATTAGCTGCAACAACATCTGACCAGTTCATTGCATGGCAAGGGGTAGCTGGTGCTGGTAAGACTTTTGCACTCAAAGAGTTGAAGGCGATCGCTTTCAATTCCGGCTACACTATTATTGGCTTCGCCCCTAGTTCCTCTGCTGCTAAGGTTTTGAGCGAAGAGTTAAAAATTCAGTCTGAGACTGTTGCTCGATTACTAGTTTCGGAACCACCACCAGAGATTGAACCAAATCAAATCTGGATTGTGGACGAAGCTGGGCTACTCAGTGCTAAAGATGCTCATGCACTTTTACAACGAGCTACCTTACTTCAAGCTAGGGTGATTTTAGTTGGTGATACTCGGCAGTTGTCAGCAGTAGAAGCCGGTAGTCCTTTCAAGTCGTTGCAGCAAGCAGGAATCAAAACTGCACACCTCAATGAATCATTGCGCCAAAAAGACCCTCAACTAAAATTAGCAGTAGATTTAATCGCTGAAGGTAGGATTGAAGCTGGTTTTGAACATCTACTAGCAACCGGCTCTATAAAAACTGTTTCTTCAGAATCCAAAATAGAGCAGATCGCCAATGATTATATAGTAGGGACACCAGAACAACGACTCAAAACCCTTGTGTTAGCTGGGACGAATACAGAAAGACTTGCCCTTACCCAAGCCATTCGCTCGAAGCTCTTGGGTGAAGGAACTTTGGGAGAAACTGCAACCATCACCCAATTGCAAACCAAAAATCTCTCAATTGTACAGATGCGGTTTGCCCATAACTTTGAAATTGGTGATGTGATCATACCCACACGGGATTACAAACGCCGGGGGCTTTCTAAAGGCAAATTATATGAAGTGGTAAGTCAAAATACTGACAAGTTAACTCTCAAAGGTGATAATGGTAAGCTTTTGGATGTAGACACGGCTTTTGAGAAAGCGGTTTACCAGAGTCAGCAGATTGAAATTGCTGTGGGCGATCGCCTGCAATGGAAGAAAAACGATCGGCAATTGGGACGACGCAACGGGCAAGAATTTACTGTGACAGGAATTGACCTGAACATAGTCCACATTAAATATGCTGATGAGCGTACTGAACGCATTAGTTTGGCACAGGCACAAAACTTAGACTATGCCCTTGTGAGTACAACATATAGTAGCCAGGGGAAAACTGCGGATCGGGTGTTAATTTCGGCAGATTTCACTATTGGACAGGAAAGTTTTTATGTTGCTGCCAGCCGTGCAAGGCATGAATTAAAGATTTACACCGAAGATCCAACGCGATTGGTAGAGTTAGCGCAACAGTCCAAAGCTAAAGAAAATGCTTTGGAATTGCTACGAAAACAAGTTCAGAAATCGACTTTCAAGCAGCGCCAACTTTCGCCTCAGCAAGCGATAACTATAAATATAGATGCCTTTGTTGAGGAGTCAGTACTAAAACAACAGACAGCAGTGGAGATTCCAGTTATCCAGCCAGCTTTCAAGCCAGTAGCACCTAGCGTCATAACAAGCCTTGATTCATCAACAGAAGTTCCTGTAGTCAAACCAATAAAAAAACGGACACCAGTGAGGGAAACTGCTGAATCGGTTTTTTCCAAACCAGTACTCAAAGCAGTTCTGCCGACCGAAGCGTTTTGGGTGGGGGGCAGTGCGCCACCTCCTGACCACATAGACCCAGAACACTGGAAGGAATTGGTGGAGAAAAGCGCGATTCATCCAGACATAGCAGCACTGAACTTTAAAAGCCTGCACCTTGACCCTATAGAACAGGAGCATCAGGCTTGGGAATATCTAATGTATAGCGATAACATCTCCCGCCGCAACGATGGACGGCTCAGGGATGGGGATTTAATCAGATATGCACATATTGAATCTGGCGGGTGGTGGTGTAGTGCTGGCGTTGACCCGCGCTCATTTGGTTCACTACAATCACCACAAAAGCCGACTGCAAAAATCTGGGGATGCTACAAGCCCAATGCTCCCAGGAGTAAACTTGATGAGTCAGGGAAATTCATCAAATACGAGCATCCCCCCAAAGCCGACCTCAGCATTTTCTTATTAGATGTACCTCAACAGATAGCTAATCGCATTTACTCCAAGCATAAAGTAAACCCCACCAACAGCGATCGCCAATCAGGATTCTGGTACTGTGTATGGAAATACAATGTACCAGTCACCATTGCGGAGGGCGCGAAGAAAGCCGCTAGTCTGTTGAGTCAAGGTCATGCTGCCATTGGACTACCAGGAATTTACGCGGGATACCGTAGCAAAGATGACCAGGGTCATGAAATCAAAGCAACGCTGCATTCGGAACTAGCGGTTTTCGCCACACCAGTCCGGGATATCAAGTTTTGCTTTGACTACGAAACTAAACCCAAAACTAAACAGAATATTGAGATTGCCATATCCCGAACTGGGCGATTATTAGAGCAGCAGGGTGCAAAAGTTAGTGTGGTCAGTCTGCCAGGGCCAGATAAAGGAGTAGATGATTTTATCGTTGAGCATGGCGGACTACCTTACGAGAAATTGAATTCTGAGGCTCTGAGGTTGAAGGAGTGGCGACAAAATAATCAACTTTCTAGGCATTCGCCACCCTCACCACCAAAATTGTTAAGCTCATTAGAACGCAAGCTGAAGCTGTTAGAAAAGTTTGGCGAAAAACTTGAAATGGTGGACTCTCTTCGAGAGAGCATCAGGATCATGGATGATAAGGAATTAGCTTCTTTCGTTCTAGAGGTGGCAAATTATTTTCAAAACCCATACCAAGAAAATGACCCCCAAACCCAAATGATGAAGGCCATTCGTCAAGTCATTAGATCCCAAAAAGCAGAGATTATTGAAAGATTATCCCGTAATAAACAAGAAGTAGAAATTGATCTTGAGCAACAAATACGCTTTAGACGATGA